DNA sequence from the Acidimicrobiales bacterium genome:
GAGACCGACCCGCCGCCGCGGCTGTCGGTGTTCGTCGGCTACTGGCTGTCGGACGTGTCGACGACCGGGCGCGGCAACCTCACGCTCGTCCCCGGCAGCCATCGCCGCAAGTGGCTGCCCGGCCCACCCGATCCGACGACACCGTGGCCACCTCCGGCGGGCGCCCAGGAGCTGACGGCCCGACCCGGCGACGCCGTGATGTTCGACCGCCGCCTCTGGCACACCCGCTCGGAGAACTACTCCGACGTCGTCAGGAAGGTGGTGTTCCTCGGCTACACCTTCCGCTGGATCACCGCCCGCGACGACCTGACCGGCCTCGAAGACCAGCCGTGGTACCGGGCGCTCGGCCCGATCCGACGGCAGCTCCTCGGCGCCGACGACACGACGGGCGACCACCGGTGGGGCCACCGCCCCGACGACGTGCCGCTCTACGCCGCCCTCCATCGCGAAGGCCGACTCGACCCCGCGAACCGCCTACACCGCCGGTTCGTCCCCTGAAGCCCGGCGCAGGGCGGCGATCGCGGCGACCGTCTCGTGTTGCATGTCGGGCAGATCGTCGCGCGGGAACCAGCGCACCTCGGCGATCTCGGGCGACGACGGGGCAGCCGCGGCCGGGTCGGCGCCGTCGGCCGGCCGGGCCAGGAAGATCACGTCGACCCGCCGGGGGATGGGGTCGACCACCACCGCCGGCTCCCCCACCAGCTCGACGGCCAGACCCACCTCCTCGAACACCTCGCGACGGGCGGTGTCGGCCACGGGTTCGCGCCGCTGGGCCAGGCCGCCCGGCATCCCCCAGC
Encoded proteins:
- a CDS encoding NUDIX hydrolase, encoding MVRLITPSFTVGAACIIERGDGSVLLVRQVYRRGWGMPGGLAQRREPVADTARREVFEEVGLAVELVGEPAVVVDPIPRRVDVIFLARPADGADPAAAAPSSPEIAEVRWFPRDDLPDMQHETVAAIAALRRASGDEPAV
- a CDS encoding phytanoyl-CoA dioxygenase family protein; amino-acid sequence: MADTPPPAMTAEQRRRFETDGYVVVPGALSPHEVARYTGALDQAYAEAERDRTLAPDGSLQVLSAVRNCPPLAGLLDHPAVFPLVWSVLGWNIHVCHSHFNVHPPLHEPALFRWRWHQDGSRQCLELETDPPPRLSVFVGYWLSDVSTTGRGNLTLVPGSHRRKWLPGPPDPTTPWPPPAGAQELTARPGDAVMFDRRLWHTRSENYSDVVRKVVFLGYTFRWITARDDLTGLEDQPWYRALGPIRRQLLGADDTTGDHRWGHRPDDVPLYAALHREGRLDPANRLHRRFVP